The following proteins come from a genomic window of Trifolium pratense cultivar HEN17-A07 linkage group LG4, ARS_RC_1.1, whole genome shotgun sequence:
- the LOC123922551 gene encoding uncharacterized protein LOC123922551 — MLRNPSQTPPFNGYMPMVNENFSSGGTTNFPEFSTQITIANEDSTPKSKKNQQPSWNTEQNLVLISGWIKFGTSSVVGRNQKGETYWGQIADYCNEHCSFDPPRDGVACRNRFNYMNKILGKWIGAYDGAKRLQGSGWSENDVLAKAQEIYACGKNVRCLL, encoded by the coding sequence ATGCTGAGAAATCCATCTCAAACACCCCCGTTTAATGGTTACATGCCGATGGTTAATGAAAATTTTTCGAGTGGTGGTACAACTAATTTTCCCGAATTTTCAACACAAATAACTATTGCTAATGAAGATTCAACTCCTAAGAGCAAGAAAAACCAGCAACCATCATGGAACACTGAACAAAATTTGGTGCTAATTAGTGGGTGGATCAAATTTGGAACAAGCAGTGTTGTCGGGAGAAACCAGAAAGGTGAAACATATTGGGGTCAAATTGCTGACTATTGTAATGAGCATTGCTCATTCGATCCTCCGCGTGATGGAGTTGCATGCCGAAACCGTTTTaattatatgaacaaaatacTGGGTAAATGGATAGGCGCTTATGATGGCGCTAAGCGTCTCCAAGGAAGTGGTTGGTCCGAGAATGATGTTTTGGCAAAAGCGCAGGAAATATATGCATGTGGGAAGAATGTTCGGTGCTTACTATAG